In one Rhea pennata isolate bPtePen1 chromosome 15, bPtePen1.pri, whole genome shotgun sequence genomic region, the following are encoded:
- the FLCN gene encoding folliculin — translation MNAIVALCHFCELHGPRTLFCTEVLHSPLPQGASSGDVSGQNEQAEEEEGGIQMSSRIRSHSPAEGASADSSSPGPKKSDMCEGCRSLAGGHPGYVSHDKETSIKYVSHQHPNHPQLFSIVRQACVRSLSCEVCPGREGPIFFGDEQHGFVFSHTFFIKDSLARGFQRWYSIITIMMDRIYLINSWPFLLGKIRGIIDELQGKALKVFEAEQYGCPQRAQRMNTAFTPFLHQRNGNAARSLTSLTNDENLWACLHTSFAWLLKACGSRLTEKLLEGAPTEDTLVQMEKLADLKEESEGWDGSEEEEKPSAQTDVVEGQELSKCPSETSLMPDCNSWNVAHRRLSVFRSLRHMRQVLGASAFRMLAWHVLMGNQVIWKARDMDLVQSAFDVLRTMLPVGCVRIIPYSDQYEEAYRCNFLGLSPHVQIPSHILSSEFAVLVEVRTATRSSLYPTIFDDEQSLNKYEFVVTSGSPVAADRVGPTILNKIEAALTNQNLSVDVVDQCLVCLKEEWMNKVKVLFKFTKVDSRPKEDTQKLLSILGAAEEDNVKLLKFWMTGLSKTYKSHLMSTVRSPTSSESRN, via the exons ATGAATGCTATTGTTGCTCTCTGCCATTTCTGTGAGCTCCACGGCCCTCGCACCCTCTTTTGTACTGAGGTTCTACATTCGCCGCTTCCTCAAGGCGCCAGCAGCGGGGACGTCTCTGGGCAGAATGAGCAGGCGGAAGAAGAAGAAGGCGGCATTCAGATGAGCAGTAGGATCCGCTCGCACAGCCCAGCAGAAGGTGCCAGTGCTGACTCCAGCAGCCCAGGGCCGAAAAAGTCAGACATGTGTGAG GGTTGCCGCTCTCTTGCAGGAGGACATCCTGGATATGTCAGCCATGACAAAGAGACTTCAATCAAGTATGTCAGTCACCAACACCCAAATCACCCTCAGCTGTTCAGTATTGTGCGTCAGGCCTGTGTTCGCAGTCTAAGTTGTGAG GTCTGCCCAGGACGTGAAGGCCCTATTTTTTTTGGAGATGAACAGCATGGCTTTGTGTTCAGCCACACCTTTTTTATCAAAGACAGCCTGGCTCGTGGTTTCCAGCGCTGGTACAGCATCATCACTATCATGATGGATCGGATTTATCTCATCAACTCCTGGCCTTTCTTGTTGGGAAAAATCAGAGGCATCATTGATGAGCTTCAGGGCAAAGCGCTCAAG GTGTTTGAAGCAGAGCAGTATGGGTGCCCTCAGCGTGCCCAGCGGATGAACACAGCGTTCACTCCCTTCCTGCACCAGCGGAATGGCAATGCAGCCCGCTCCTTAACATCACTAACCAATGATGAAAACCTGTGGGCATGTTTGCATACATCTTTTGCTTG GCTTTTGAAAGCTTGCGGTAGCCGACTTACAGAGAAGCTTCTGGAGGGGGCACCAACAGAAGACACCCTTGTTCAGATGGAAAAACTTGCAG ACTTGAAAGAAGAGTCAGAAGGATGGGATggttctgaggaagaagagaagccTTCTGCCCAGACAGATGTTGTAGAAGGGCAGGAGCTGTCTAAATGTCCATCTGAAACATCTCTGATGCCAGATTGCAACAGCTGGAATGTAGCTCACAGAAGGCTGTCTGTCTTTCGTTCCCTCAGGCACATGAGACAG GTTCTCGGAGCATCAGCATTCCGCATGCTGGCTTGGCATGTTCTGATGGGGAACCAGGTCATCTGGAAAGCTCGAGACATGGATCTTGTCCAGTCTGCTTTTGATGTGCTACGG ACTATGCTGCCTGTCGGTTGTGTGCGGATTATCCCCTACAGTGACCAGTATGAAGAGGCATATCGTTGTAACTTCTTAGGGCTTAGCCCACATGTACAAATCCCATCTCACATATTATCATCTG AATTTGCAGTCCTAGTGGAAGTTCGCACTGCTACCCGGTCCAGTCTCTACCCAACTATTTTCGATGATGAGCAGTCCCTCAACAAGTATGAGTTTGTTGTCACCAGTGGTAGCCCTGTTGCAGCAGATCGAG TTGGCCCTACCATCTTGAACAAGATTGAAGCTGCTCTGACCAACCAGAACCTGTCTGTAGATGTTGTGGATCAATGCCTTGTTTGCCTGAAGGAAGAGTGGATGAA TAAAGTGAAGGTCCTCTTTAAATTCACTAAAGTGGACAGCAGACCCAAGGAGGACACCCAAAAACTGTTGAGCATTCTGGGGGCTGCAGAAGAGGACAACGTCAAGCTTCTGAAGTTCTGGATGACTGGCCTGAGCAAGACATACAAGTCCCACCTGATGTCAACAGTTCGCAGCCCAACTTCCTCGGAGTCCCGGAACTAA
- the PLD6 gene encoding mitochondrial cardiolipin hydrolase encodes MWSAGARRRAGLALAALAAALALEALAAWRRRRQPVREVLFFPSRVTCTEALLAEAAAPGACRCPLPRGDCPLSRLLRRLLSARRSLEICLFAFSSPQLGRAVQLLHRRGVRVRVVTDAQYMALNGSQIGLLRRAGIPVRHDQENGFMHHKFAIVDKRMLITGSLNWTTQAIQHNRENVLIVEDAEYVKPFLAEFERIWEEYNPINYTFFSKESK; translated from the exons ATGTGGtcggcgggggcgcggcggcgggcgggcctGGCGctggcggcgctggcggcggcgctggcccTCGAGGCGCTGGcggcgtggcggcggcggcggcagcccgtGCGCGAGGTGCTCTTCTTCCCGTCGCGCGTCACCTGCACCGAGGCGCTGCTGGCCGAggcggcagcccccggcgcctgccgctgcccgctgccccgcggcgaCTGCCCCCTCAGCCGCCTCCTGCGCCGCCTCCTCTCGGCCCGCCGCTCCCTCGAGATCTGCCTCTTCGCCTTCTCCAGCCCGCAGCTGGGCCGCGCCGTCCAGCTGCTCCACCGCCGTGGCGTCCGTGTCCGCGTCGTTACCGACGCGCAGTACATGGCCCTCAACGGCTCCCAGATCGGCCTCCTCCGGCGCGCCG GGATCCCAGTACGTCATGACCAGGAAAACGGTTTCATGCATCACAAATTTGCTATTGTGGACAAGAGGATGCTCATCACAGGCTCCCTCAACTGGACCACTCAAGCTATCCAGCACAACCGGGAGAATGTACTGATAGTGGAAGATGCAGAGTATGTGAAGCCTTTTTTGGCTGAGTTTGAAAGGATTTGGGAAGAATACAATCCCATCaactatacatttttttccaaagaaagtaAGTGA